One region of Paenibacillus polymyxa M1 genomic DNA includes:
- the yqeK gene encoding bis(5'-nucleosyl)-tetraphosphatase (symmetrical) YqeK, with translation MKYSREQLMEAVSGQMPEKRWKHTLGVMHTSVELAKRYGADPDKAELAAILHDVAKYWPVQQMEEVIRNYPECDQELLEHDKQLWHSEVGYCVAARDYGVDDPEIRNAIRWHTSGRVGMSLLDKVVCLADYIEPGRDFPGVEHIRKQAKKSLEQGLIAGFDSTISLLLEKQKVIFPLTVLSRNDLIQQLKQKKTEVHE, from the coding sequence ATGAAGTACAGCCGTGAGCAGCTAATGGAAGCCGTATCTGGTCAGATGCCTGAAAAACGCTGGAAACACACGCTGGGTGTTATGCATACCTCTGTGGAGCTTGCAAAACGTTATGGAGCAGACCCGGATAAGGCGGAACTGGCGGCTATTTTGCATGATGTGGCGAAATATTGGCCTGTTCAACAGATGGAAGAAGTGATTCGTAACTATCCTGAATGTGATCAGGAGCTATTGGAGCATGACAAGCAGCTCTGGCATTCAGAGGTAGGGTACTGCGTTGCAGCAAGAGATTATGGAGTGGATGATCCGGAAATAAGGAATGCGATCCGCTGGCATACATCAGGACGTGTAGGTATGAGCCTGCTGGACAAAGTCGTGTGTTTGGCTGATTACATCGAACCAGGGCGGGATTTCCCCGGGGTTGAACATATCCGCAAACAGGCAAAGAAAAGTTTGGAGCAGGGCCTTATTGCTGGATTTGACTCTACAATTTCATTGTTGCTGGAAAAGCAAAAGGTTATTTTTCCGCTGACGGTCTTGTCGCGCAATGACTTGATTCAACAGCTAAAACAGAAAAAAACGGAGGTTCATGAATGA
- a CDS encoding AAA family ATPase, whose product MPVRQESVQIVSAIRSNLESCILGKSFEIKLLLTAMLAGGHILIEDVPGTGKTQMIKALAKSMRGDYRRVQCNPDILPSDITGVSIFHPRDERFYFRPGPVMTNILLADEINRATTKTQSALLEVMEERSVTVDGDTHMLPHPFMLCATQNPIDFEGTYMLPEAQLDRFMLKISLGYPDLETERNMLLHHQTGQPADRLEAVAHMEQIADIQQEIRDIYMDEAVTSYLLDIVRATREHPSVLLGASPRAALAFVMAAKAYAFQDKRDYVLPDDVKALAPYVLTHRLLLRPEARLDSSNAQSVLQSVLRQVHVPVRMERS is encoded by the coding sequence ATGCCCGTGCGTCAAGAATCTGTGCAGATTGTATCTGCAATACGTTCTAATCTGGAATCATGCATATTAGGGAAATCCTTTGAAATAAAATTACTGCTTACGGCTATGCTGGCCGGTGGACACATTCTGATCGAGGACGTTCCGGGTACGGGGAAAACGCAAATGATCAAGGCTCTTGCTAAATCCATGCGTGGTGATTATCGCCGCGTTCAATGTAATCCTGATATTCTACCGAGCGATATTACAGGGGTATCTATATTTCATCCACGGGACGAGCGTTTTTATTTCCGTCCGGGTCCAGTTATGACTAACATTTTACTGGCAGACGAAATTAACCGGGCGACGACGAAAACCCAGTCAGCTCTGCTGGAGGTTATGGAAGAACGAAGTGTGACGGTGGATGGGGACACTCATATGTTGCCTCATCCTTTTATGCTGTGTGCCACTCAAAATCCAATTGATTTTGAAGGTACTTATATGCTGCCGGAAGCACAATTAGATCGTTTTATGCTCAAAATCAGCTTGGGCTATCCTGATTTGGAGACGGAGCGAAACATGCTGCTTCATCATCAGACGGGCCAGCCAGCAGACCGTCTGGAGGCTGTAGCGCATATGGAACAGATTGCTGACATCCAGCAGGAAATCAGAGATATCTATATGGATGAAGCGGTGACGTCCTATTTACTCGATATTGTGCGTGCGACGAGGGAACATCCATCCGTGTTGCTCGGAGCTAGTCCACGCGCCGCACTTGCTTTTGTCATGGCTGCCAAGGCATACGCTTTTCAGGATAAGCGTGACTATGTGCTGCCTGATGATGTGAAGGCACTGGCACCTTATGTGCTGACGCACCGTTTGCTGCTTCGTCCCGAAGCACGCCTCGATAGCTCCAACGCCCAGTCCGTGCTGCAGTCCGTTCTCCGACAGGTTCATGTACCCGTACGAATGGAGCGTTCTTAG
- the rsfS gene encoding ribosome silencing factor, translating into MTLTNEKLMQTAVEAANDKKAMNIVALDLRGVSLVADYFVICHGNSDTQVQAIVTEIRKRAHDEGVAIKGIEGMDSARWVLMDLGDVVVHVFHRDEREYYNIERLWSDAKVVEKV; encoded by the coding sequence ATGACCCTAACGAATGAGAAATTAATGCAAACGGCGGTTGAGGCCGCTAATGATAAAAAGGCAATGAATATTGTAGCATTGGATTTGCGTGGAGTATCGCTAGTCGCGGATTATTTTGTAATCTGCCACGGTAATTCGGATACACAAGTACAGGCGATTGTAACAGAAATTCGCAAACGCGCTCATGATGAAGGTGTAGCCATCAAAGGAATCGAAGGAATGGATTCTGCTCGCTGGGTTCTAATGGATTTGGGAGATGTTGTAGTGCATGTCTTCCATCGCGACGAACGCGAATATTACAACATTGAACGACTCTGGTCGGATGCTAAGGTTGTGGAGAAGGTATGA
- the yqeH gene encoding ribosome biogenesis GTPase YqeH yields the protein MTERPDGGTAVKCSGCGIVMQTTGPDLPGYIPEKLLTREPVICQRCFRIKNYNETSSVTVDQDEFLKLLSQIGDKDALVIHIVDIFDFEGSLISGLQRFVGSNPVVLAVNKTDLLPKVTNWNKVRNWVQKQAKEQGLRTEEIVLCSAKKNQGFDRLLDVVSELRGNRDVYVVGATNVGKSTLINRLIRDYSDMEQELTTSRYPGTTLDMVNIPLDDGKHIIDTPGIVYPWRFSEIVSRQDLSAIMPDKPLKPAAYQLDAGQTLFFGGMARFDFVDGQHQSFTCYINGGLKIHRTKLERADQLFADHAGELLSPPTRDQLAEMPEWTRHEFRVPRKSPSDIYISGLGWIRVNSENGALVAVHAPRGVRVLLRPALI from the coding sequence ATGACTGAAAGACCTGACGGCGGAACTGCCGTCAAATGTAGTGGTTGCGGTATCGTCATGCAGACCACTGGCCCGGACCTTCCGGGATATATTCCGGAAAAATTATTAACTCGCGAACCAGTCATCTGTCAGCGTTGCTTCCGGATCAAAAACTATAATGAAACGTCTTCGGTGACGGTAGATCAAGATGAATTTTTGAAGCTGCTTAGTCAGATTGGGGACAAGGATGCGCTCGTCATCCACATTGTAGATATTTTTGACTTTGAAGGTAGCTTGATTTCCGGTCTACAGCGTTTTGTAGGCTCGAATCCGGTTGTACTGGCAGTTAATAAGACCGATTTGTTGCCTAAGGTGACAAACTGGAACAAGGTACGTAACTGGGTACAAAAGCAAGCGAAGGAGCAAGGGCTACGTACGGAAGAAATCGTACTGTGCTCAGCTAAAAAAAATCAGGGCTTTGACCGTCTGCTGGATGTGGTATCTGAACTGCGTGGTAACCGCGATGTATATGTGGTCGGAGCCACAAATGTGGGTAAATCCACGCTCATTAACCGCTTGATTCGTGATTACAGCGATATGGAGCAGGAACTCACAACATCCCGTTACCCAGGAACTACACTCGATATGGTGAATATTCCGCTCGACGACGGCAAGCACATTATTGATACTCCGGGTATTGTGTACCCTTGGCGGTTCAGTGAAATCGTCTCCCGCCAGGACTTGAGCGCAATTATGCCGGACAAGCCGCTGAAGCCTGCTGCATATCAGCTTGATGCCGGACAAACATTGTTTTTCGGCGGTATGGCCCGATTTGATTTTGTAGATGGTCAGCACCAATCATTTACCTGCTACATTAACGGTGGTCTTAAAATACATCGTACGAAGCTGGAGCGAGCTGATCAGTTGTTCGCTGATCATGCCGGGGAGTTATTGTCTCCGCCAACACGCGATCAATTGGCAGAGATGCCGGAATGGACCAGACATGAGTTCCGTGTTCCACGCAAATCTCCATCGGACATCTATATATCCGGTTTGGGATGGATTAGGGTAAATAGCGAGAACGGAGCTCTGGTAGCGGTTCATGCTCCTCGGGGAGTCCGTGTGCTTTTGCGGCCTGCGTTGATTTAA
- a CDS encoding YqeG family HAD IIIA-type phosphatase: protein MFEMLMPKLRVNTVFDIDLEGLYAQGYRGIITDLDNTLVGAKAPNATPELVAWFEKVKQAGFKLVIVSNNNMDRVSVFATPLDIEFIHAARKPSNSSFRRAIRMMGLTPEETIMVGDQMLTDVLGGNRMGLHTVLVLPISIHDEGVMTRFNRRLERIALTRLRKKGLWLEEEKKND, encoded by the coding sequence TTGTTTGAAATGCTGATGCCCAAATTACGGGTGAATACCGTCTTTGATATTGATCTTGAAGGCTTGTATGCTCAAGGATATCGCGGCATTATTACGGATCTAGATAACACGCTGGTTGGTGCAAAAGCGCCGAACGCAACTCCCGAGCTGGTGGCCTGGTTTGAAAAGGTCAAACAGGCGGGTTTTAAGCTTGTCATCGTGTCTAATAACAATATGGACCGTGTATCCGTGTTTGCTACGCCTTTGGACATTGAATTTATACATGCCGCCCGGAAGCCATCCAACTCGTCCTTTCGTAGAGCCATTCGTATGATGGGGCTTACTCCGGAAGAGACTATTATGGTCGGGGATCAAATGTTGACGGACGTGTTGGGAGGCAACCGAATGGGATTGCATACCGTTCTGGTACTACCGATATCCATTCATGATGAAGGAGTCATGACCCGATTTAATCGACGGTTGGAGCGAATCGCGCTCACAAGGTTACGTAAGAAAGGCTTATGGCTTGAGGAGGAAAAGAAGAATGACTGA
- the yhbY gene encoding ribosome assembly RNA-binding protein YhbY, protein MLTGKQKRYLRSMAHHLDPVFQVGKNGTNEHLMRHINDAIEKRELMKVQILNNCLDDKHEIAEELAAETGSELVQLIGSTIILYKESRDHKQIELPRG, encoded by the coding sequence ATGTTGACAGGTAAACAAAAAAGATATCTGCGCTCGATGGCGCATCATTTGGACCCGGTTTTTCAAGTAGGTAAAAACGGTACGAATGAGCATCTTATGCGTCATATCAATGATGCGATTGAAAAGCGTGAGCTGATGAAAGTACAAATTTTGAACAACTGTTTGGACGACAAACATGAAATTGCGGAAGAACTGGCAGCAGAGACGGGTTCCGAGCTTGTACAGCTTATTGGAAGCACCATTATTTTGTACAAGGAATCTCGTGATCATAAGCAAATCGAGTTGCCTAGAGGATAA
- the nadD gene encoding nicotinate-nucleotide adenylyltransferase: MKIGIMGGTFDPIHIGHLLAGEAARDAYELDQVWFMPSHIPPHKHQAGASGKERLEMTSEAVAGHPAFEVLDIEVLRGGVSYTIDTIKKLQELHPAVDFYFIIGADMVNYLPHWQGIEELAQRICFIGVRRPGFQLALDELPHYLQDKVLLADMPVVDISSTDIRERAAEGRTIRYLVPDRVHDYITRGGLYEVQP; the protein is encoded by the coding sequence ATGAAAATCGGTATTATGGGTGGTACATTTGACCCGATTCATATTGGACATCTGCTAGCTGGAGAAGCGGCAAGAGATGCCTATGAGCTGGATCAAGTATGGTTTATGCCTTCTCATATTCCTCCGCACAAGCATCAAGCGGGGGCAAGCGGCAAGGAGCGTCTGGAGATGACAAGTGAAGCGGTGGCGGGTCATCCTGCTTTTGAAGTGCTGGATATTGAAGTGCTTCGCGGGGGGGTATCCTATACCATTGACACGATCAAGAAGCTTCAGGAGCTGCATCCTGCTGTAGATTTTTATTTTATTATTGGTGCGGATATGGTGAACTACTTGCCTCATTGGCAGGGAATTGAGGAATTGGCGCAGCGGATTTGTTTTATTGGGGTGCGGCGACCAGGCTTCCAGCTTGCGTTGGATGAGTTGCCACATTATTTGCAGGACAAGGTACTGCTGGCAGATATGCCAGTGGTGGACATTTCTTCGACGGATATACGGGAGCGTGCTGCAGAAGGCCGTACCATTCGTTATCTTGTGCCTGATCGTGTACATGACTATATTACAAGGGGCGGTTTGTATGAAGTACAGCCGTGA
- a CDS encoding S1 RNA-binding domain-containing protein, which produces MSLIAGTYVTIMVDREVSPFGYFLTVGEQDVLLHYTELTREIEVGERLEVFIFHDTEDRLAATMKKPFLSLGEMAKLEVADVHPRLGCFLEMGLGRQLLLPIRELPENRDLHPRVGDYVYAIMEHDKQGRLRAKLAGEQELAPLCFHAPSSWLNTWVQATVYKPLQMGTFVLVDGGVLGFGAIGMIHSSERNRMLRLGEEVKVRVTLVREDGRVNLAMSPRKEVGRDEDADRLIAFLKERPGGGMPYSDATPPDIIKQRFGISKSAFKRAMGKLMKEGLVTQKENWTYLVETMPKPKDGNGE; this is translated from the coding sequence ATGAGTTTGATCGCTGGTACTTATGTCACCATTATGGTGGATCGTGAAGTATCGCCTTTCGGCTACTTCCTTACCGTCGGCGAGCAGGATGTGCTGCTGCATTATACGGAGCTGACTCGTGAAATCGAGGTGGGTGAACGACTGGAGGTATTTATCTTCCACGATACAGAGGACCGTTTGGCTGCAACTATGAAAAAACCGTTCTTGTCTTTGGGAGAAATGGCAAAGCTCGAGGTGGCCGATGTCCATCCGCGTTTGGGATGTTTCCTGGAGATGGGACTGGGTCGTCAACTTTTGCTGCCGATTCGTGAGTTGCCAGAAAACCGGGATCTGCATCCTCGTGTGGGTGACTACGTGTATGCCATTATGGAGCATGACAAACAAGGCAGACTGCGAGCTAAGCTGGCAGGGGAGCAGGAACTGGCTCCATTGTGCTTCCATGCTCCTAGTTCGTGGCTTAATACATGGGTGCAGGCGACGGTGTACAAGCCGCTTCAGATGGGCACATTCGTCCTGGTGGACGGGGGTGTGCTTGGATTTGGTGCAATAGGGATGATTCATTCCTCGGAACGTAACCGCATGCTTCGCTTGGGCGAGGAGGTTAAGGTACGGGTCACGCTTGTTCGCGAAGATGGTCGGGTCAATCTGGCGATGTCGCCACGCAAGGAAGTAGGCCGTGATGAGGATGCGGATCGGTTAATTGCATTTCTGAAGGAACGTCCGGGTGGCGGCATGCCATATTCTGACGCAACGCCGCCGGATATTATCAAACAACGGTTTGGTATCAGTAAATCCGCCTTCAAGCGTGCGATGGGCAAGCTGATGAAGGAAGGACTGGTTACACAAAAAGAAAACTGGACCTACCTGGTGGAGACAATGCCTAAACCGAAGGACGGGAATGGGGAATAA
- a CDS encoding transglutaminase domain-containing protein, protein MKTWLQSLKSSWALAFTFLWIIIIAMQWVSFASELWLEETRALVLTTITMLALVKILLPFRPWIEFVVKAVTLFFILYRTLVSYSIIIPFGGVANRLDQFISNMSPYVWFSLIAWLVIEMVPLIVTTKQRILVFVGINIAALAVLDSFTPTVLWEEVAWIVFAGMGWLVTQHLQYFRQHYPQGWKHIRRYPYKIAANIAVIFALIIMAGVNMPEVQPALTDPYTAWTQRISSTTAGTTNGSGALNQRMNTASGYSRQDNRLGGGFNFDYSPVMTITTNQRSYWRGETKRIYSGTGWSDGGNDDLTPNEVPMTAELENTQETRHSTEQVVQTVTMQNDQSYPVLFGAYSVHRVQSVDRDSRANGLRWNPQQAELLWNPSSRRTAYPKTYTLVSHVPVIPEKELRTKSFNELYGKSKQEAYLQIPDELPQRVRDLARNVTSTAKTPYEKVGLLQQYLQQNYAYTNNPDLSRKRSRDFVDAFLFEIREGYCDYYSTSLVMMARSVGVPARWVKGYAPGQQTFSDDATTGDGDESMSSYSVTNADAHSWAEVYLGEYGWVPVEATPGFDMPLLTEQEDSNTPDAPEVKDQPEPEQPEQAPQMDPGEGFKIHPVIIGSAVAILLLWVAYIIWRNRADIHFYLLRLRTGKPLTPDEKVVVETEHWLRYMRRKGFVRASHETLRESVDRWSQEAPERAAILHQLLGRFEQARYSPSSVTAEDWRSVRQQASLLQKGPWMKRWAGRRAKPDQKDEG, encoded by the coding sequence ATGAAAACCTGGTTACAATCGTTAAAGAGCTCCTGGGCCCTCGCCTTTACTTTCTTGTGGATTATTATTATTGCCATGCAATGGGTGTCTTTTGCTTCCGAATTGTGGCTGGAAGAGACAAGAGCACTTGTACTGACGACCATTACAATGCTGGCGCTGGTGAAGATTTTACTACCATTCCGTCCATGGATTGAATTTGTCGTTAAGGCGGTAACGCTGTTTTTTATTTTGTATCGGACATTAGTGTCTTACTCCATCATTATCCCCTTCGGTGGGGTAGCCAATCGTCTGGATCAATTTATATCTAACATGTCTCCTTATGTTTGGTTTTCACTCATTGCTTGGTTAGTTATTGAAATGGTGCCGCTCATCGTTACAACGAAGCAGCGGATTCTAGTTTTTGTGGGCATTAATATCGCAGCTCTGGCGGTGCTTGATTCCTTCACACCAACTGTGCTGTGGGAGGAGGTTGCCTGGATCGTCTTTGCTGGTATGGGATGGCTAGTGACACAGCATTTGCAGTATTTTCGTCAGCATTATCCTCAAGGATGGAAGCATATTCGGCGTTATCCGTATAAAATTGCGGCCAATATTGCTGTCATTTTTGCGCTTATTATTATGGCGGGTGTGAATATGCCCGAGGTGCAGCCTGCTTTGACGGACCCCTATACAGCGTGGACCCAGCGTATCAGCTCAACCACCGCCGGAACCACCAATGGATCTGGGGCGCTTAATCAGCGCATGAACACTGCATCGGGTTATAGTCGCCAGGATAATCGGTTGGGTGGAGGTTTTAATTTTGATTATTCGCCCGTTATGACCATCACAACTAATCAGCGAAGCTATTGGCGGGGAGAAACAAAACGAATCTATTCCGGTACAGGCTGGAGTGACGGTGGGAACGATGATCTAACGCCAAATGAGGTGCCGATGACCGCTGAGCTTGAAAACACACAAGAAACGCGGCATTCTACTGAACAAGTCGTACAGACCGTTACAATGCAAAATGATCAGAGCTACCCGGTTCTGTTTGGTGCCTATTCGGTGCATCGTGTCCAATCGGTGGATAGAGATTCACGGGCAAACGGGTTGCGTTGGAACCCGCAACAGGCAGAACTTCTTTGGAATCCATCCTCACGAAGAACTGCTTATCCTAAAACGTATACCTTGGTATCTCATGTTCCTGTAATCCCTGAGAAAGAACTGCGTACAAAAAGTTTTAATGAGTTGTATGGAAAAAGCAAACAGGAAGCCTATTTGCAAATTCCAGACGAATTGCCGCAGCGGGTTCGTGATTTGGCTCGGAACGTAACGTCAACGGCCAAAACGCCGTATGAAAAAGTCGGATTGCTACAGCAGTATTTACAGCAAAATTATGCCTATACGAATAATCCGGATCTTTCGCGGAAAAGAAGCAGGGATTTCGTGGATGCCTTTCTGTTTGAGATTCGGGAGGGCTACTGCGATTATTATTCCACTTCATTAGTCATGATGGCTCGCTCCGTTGGGGTTCCAGCTCGTTGGGTCAAAGGGTATGCACCTGGCCAGCAGACATTTTCCGATGATGCAACAACGGGCGATGGTGACGAAAGTATGTCCTCTTACTCCGTGACAAATGCGGATGCTCACTCCTGGGCAGAAGTATATTTAGGCGAATATGGCTGGGTTCCGGTAGAAGCTACGCCCGGCTTTGATATGCCGTTGCTTACGGAGCAGGAGGATTCAAACACTCCAGACGCCCCAGAGGTCAAAGATCAACCAGAACCAGAGCAGCCTGAGCAGGCCCCGCAGATGGATCCAGGGGAAGGATTTAAGATTCATCCTGTAATCATAGGCTCTGCTGTTGCCATTCTTCTGCTGTGGGTAGCTTATATCATCTGGCGTAATCGGGCAGACATTCACTTTTACCTGCTGCGTTTACGGACAGGTAAGCCGCTGACCCCGGATGAAAAGGTGGTCGTCGAAACTGAACACTGGTTACGGTACATGCGAAGGAAAGGCTTTGTCCGTGCCAGCCATGAGACACTGAGGGAATCAGTCGATAGATGGTCACAAGAAGCACCGGAACGCGCTGCGATTTTACATCAGTTGCTAGGACGCTTTGAACAAGCGCGTTATAGTCCTTCGTCGGTAACCGCGGAGGATTGGCGTAGTGTTCGCCAGCAAGCCTCCCTATTGCAGAAGGGACCCTGGATGAAACGATGGGCTGGACGAAGAGCAAAGCCTGATCAGAAGGATGAAGGCTAG
- the aroE gene encoding shikimate dehydrogenase, whose product MSSGESGAIERDLVLLGVLGDPIKHSKSPLMHKIALQAAGVDGDFVPLHVTPDQLEDAVKGIRALHFRGVNVTIPHKVEIMKYLDEIDEGARLIGAVNTIVNDNGRLKGYNTDGIGYVRSLKEETSVELKGARIAVLGAGGAARGVIHALLEEQPESVIILNRTRDKAEQLALEWTTEAIPVMGYSNEEARNVLTTVDVLINTTSVGMSPLSDELPVETSLIPEGIIVSDLIYNPLETRLLRESREQRGCTVHGGLGMFVYQGAVAFEYFTGVAPAVDQMRAAVLRSLS is encoded by the coding sequence ATGAGCAGCGGGGAGTCTGGAGCGATCGAACGAGATCTTGTACTATTGGGCGTATTGGGTGATCCGATCAAGCACTCCAAATCGCCCCTTATGCATAAAATAGCTTTACAGGCAGCGGGGGTTGATGGAGATTTTGTACCTCTTCATGTCACACCGGATCAGCTGGAGGATGCCGTGAAGGGGATTCGTGCTTTGCATTTCCGCGGAGTCAATGTGACGATTCCCCATAAGGTTGAGATTATGAAATATCTGGATGAGATTGATGAAGGGGCCAGGCTCATTGGCGCTGTCAATACGATAGTGAATGACAATGGGCGGCTCAAGGGCTATAATACGGACGGAATTGGCTACGTGCGTTCCCTCAAAGAAGAGACTTCTGTCGAGTTAAAGGGTGCAAGAATTGCTGTTTTAGGAGCCGGTGGGGCTGCTCGGGGCGTGATTCATGCCCTGTTGGAGGAGCAACCTGAATCGGTCATTATTCTGAACCGAACACGTGACAAAGCTGAACAACTGGCATTGGAGTGGACGACAGAAGCAATTCCAGTAATGGGCTATTCCAACGAGGAAGCTAGGAATGTGCTCACGACAGTGGATGTGTTGATTAATACAACCTCGGTGGGAATGTCTCCTTTATCTGATGAGCTTCCAGTGGAAACGAGTCTGATTCCGGAAGGAATCATTGTGAGTGATTTGATCTATAACCCGCTGGAAACGAGACTTTTACGCGAAAGCCGTGAACAGCGCGGCTGCACTGTACATGGAGGTTTGGGCATGTTTGTGTACCAAGGGGCAGTGGCTTTTGAGTATTTTACGGGGGTGGCCCCTGCAGTAGACCAAATGAGAGCGGCCGTGCTGAGAAGCCTGTCGTAA
- a CDS encoding DUF58 domain-containing protein produces MNMVKRKRRLPRLSGRIWLMLLIWVVCLLYLLFQGGKTSVMLLSMVTLLIVYLWMVGLSGVRRVQGHRQLSQGSEFGELLHAGDQVHVKLSLSIPGFLPLPYVIVREVLKRHTGESWSFEDSVIPSMKGGGQLTFQTPALERGSYYFEETECVSEDIFGLLEHKGRLNARGEFRVLPRTVFIPYWQINDRRSRMSGPQTVQTRTRRETTQINGVRDYVYGDRFSRIHWNATARTGSWKSKEFEHETVPKTMLVLDVQTNHYVNADQFELAVSSTASLLEYGGRERMGVGLCTAGEKGTVFQPSEQTMERQRMMHHLVDIHTTSQGSLMTAVESCVRQFPQGCYFILISPLKDHQALELLRWADTRGMTPCHVYIGEGSAQGEAEKWMSMLRARGIKGYDVESLEELPAVMGGGTQ; encoded by the coding sequence ATGAACATGGTCAAAAGGAAGCGCAGGCTTCCCCGGCTATCAGGTCGCATCTGGCTTATGTTGCTTATATGGGTGGTGTGCCTGCTTTATTTGTTGTTTCAGGGTGGCAAAACATCGGTCATGCTGTTGTCAATGGTTACGCTGTTAATCGTTTATCTGTGGATGGTTGGTCTGAGTGGAGTTCGTCGCGTTCAGGGCCATCGGCAGCTTTCGCAAGGCTCGGAGTTCGGGGAACTACTGCATGCGGGAGATCAGGTACACGTAAAGCTCAGTCTGAGCATTCCGGGCTTTCTTCCGTTACCCTATGTCATTGTTCGCGAGGTGCTCAAGCGGCATACGGGGGAATCCTGGTCGTTTGAAGACAGTGTCATCCCCAGTATGAAAGGGGGCGGCCAGCTTACATTTCAAACCCCTGCTTTAGAACGAGGAAGCTACTATTTTGAGGAAACCGAATGTGTGAGCGAGGACATCTTTGGCCTGTTGGAGCACAAGGGCAGGTTGAATGCACGTGGTGAATTTCGGGTGCTCCCCCGAACGGTATTTATCCCCTACTGGCAGATCAATGATCGCCGTTCAAGGATGTCTGGACCGCAGACCGTTCAAACTCGAACGCGTCGTGAAACGACACAAATCAACGGCGTGCGGGATTATGTATATGGAGATCGGTTTTCACGCATCCATTGGAATGCGACGGCTCGTACAGGCAGTTGGAAATCCAAGGAATTTGAGCATGAGACCGTTCCCAAAACGATGCTTGTGCTCGACGTACAAACAAACCATTATGTAAACGCCGATCAGTTTGAGCTAGCTGTATCTTCTACTGCTTCATTGCTGGAATATGGTGGACGGGAGCGGATGGGGGTCGGACTGTGTACAGCTGGAGAGAAGGGGACTGTTTTTCAGCCAAGTGAGCAGACGATGGAACGACAACGAATGATGCATCACTTGGTAGACATCCACACCACTTCGCAAGGCAGCTTGATGACCGCTGTAGAAAGCTGTGTGCGCCAATTTCCGCAAGGCTGTTATTTTATACTGATTAGTCCGCTGAAGGATCATCAGGCACTGGAACTTCTTCGTTGGGCTGATACGCGGGGGATGACCCCGTGCCACGTCTATATCGGGGAAGGCTCTGCCCAGGGAGAAGCTGAAAAGTGGATGAGCATGCTTCGTGCAAGGGGAATTAAGGGCTACGATGTTGAGAGCCTCGAAGAGCTCCCGGCTGTAATGGGGGGAGGGACACAATGA
- the spoVAE gene encoding stage V sporulation protein AE has product MIFLWAFLVGGAICVVGQLMMDVIKMTPAHTMSTLVVAGAIADAVGIYDPLIKFAGAGATIPITSFGNSLVHGALTELEKDGWLGVITGIFSLTSAGISSAIIFSFLACLFVRPKGSI; this is encoded by the coding sequence ATGATATTTCTATGGGCTTTTTTAGTAGGCGGTGCCATTTGTGTCGTGGGTCAGTTGATGATGGATGTTATCAAAATGACTCCGGCACACACAATGAGTACGTTGGTGGTAGCAGGTGCAATTGCGGACGCTGTCGGAATATATGATCCGCTTATCAAATTTGCCGGAGCGGGTGCGACGATTCCAATTACCAGCTTTGGTAACTCACTCGTACACGGTGCATTAACCGAATTGGAAAAGGACGGATGGCTTGGTGTCATTACAGGGATCTTTAGTCTGACCAGTGCAGGGATTTCCTCGGCGATTATTTTCTCTTTTCTGGCATGTTTGTTTGTTCGTCCAAAAGGAAGCATATAA